CAGGTACTAATGAAtggagctagagaaaaaaaaaatcacaaaactgtgctgACTGGGTTCCCAGCAACAGTGCAAAGATTCTATTCCTCCTTAATTTATTCACCCCACTACTCATCATAATGgctattccaaatcttttcatctcttcccCCTACCCTCCTGAGAACCTTGTttcatacttaaaaaaataaaaaaactgacGTCATTCTAGGAACACTCCCTCTTATCCCCTCCTCAGTCTAATGTCACTCTTTCTCACAGAGATGTAGATTGCAATGTGCCCATGATGTCTTTTCTTTCACCTCCACTCTCACATAATTTTcactctccctatctactggctgtTTTTCTAATGCctacaaaaatgttcatgtttCCTCCATCATTAAAAAATTCTAAGTTGCATCGATAAAAGGAAAgttcccatatacaccaaaatatttatagcaatgctTTTTTGGtaccaaaaaactggaaacaaagtagacatccaaccaaattgtggtacatgaatggaatggaatattattattctataaacaatgacaaatatgatgaacacagagaaacatggaaacacTGAGATGAACTGATGAAGGGTAAAGAGATCCAAgcaaacaatatacaaaatgactacaatGATGTAAGTGAAAAGAACAGCCACCACAAGATAATCAAAAATAAATGTCACTAAATTATAAAGGACAAATATGGctgcaaagaagaaatatgagaatatGTGAGAAGACACCCCTGCTCTGCTCATTGGAGATGTGGGAGGTCCATGAGCATGGAACATTGTTTACATCgtattttcagacttttaaaattaatcaaCTTTGCtagttttttcctcttcctttttttttcctctctttcttttttctcttcctctttttctttaaaaatatttgttatataggaCGACTCTCTGGGAAGGGCAGGAAGATAGAGACACTGGGGATAATttaggtgatgtgaaaacaaaatatatcactaaaaatttattttttttaaataacactcAGTTGATCCAAGCATGCCTACTATCTGCCATCctctatgtgtttttttttaaggctaaGCCACTACAGAAAGCCATCTATACTTAacacttcccttcccttttttctaacTCTCTtttaaaccctctgcaatctagCTTCTTATCTCATTAtttaactgaaattgctctcttcaaagttaccagtgatctcttattaaattactaataattaattGATCTTAATTGGCCATTAGATTATGGCCTTTCTTCAACCAATATCCTTCTTGCTCTCTCTGCAGTCCATTGACGTTGTCAATCATCCACTTCTTCTGggcattctctcctctctaggtttttatggCTTTGTTCTCTCCAGGTTCTCCTACCtgtcctcagtctcctttactggatttTCATTCAAGTCACACCCATGAATTTTGAGGCTGTCCCTCAAGTGTTTGTCCTGGACCATCTCCTTTGCCTTTCCGAGTGCCTAGAATGcttctccctcacctccagcATTCCTTGACTTCCTGTTTCAAGACTCAACTTAAATTCCAATCCCTTCCActgttagtgctttccctctgaaattatcttctATATGCTATTAGATATTTTATAGAATAAGTTTTATATAGAGAATATGTATTATTTAgaatacacatatattatttaatatattagatGTAGATattctatattatattttatatacagaCTGTATGTTATTTAGAATAGActataatatttacatattaaatataatatatataacttAGTATTACATATTATAGAtgttctatataatatatattttatatatagattATTTAGAATAGCGTATGTTATTCAATATAATATGTTAATATTACATTATAGCTATTCTATAGAATATATATTTCACATGTAGGATATACTTATTATATTCTACCACTCATATCTATATAcagttatttgcattttgtctcctccattagaatgtaagctccttgaagacaagtgCCATGTATCTCCCAGCACTTaacaaaatacttgttaactgactTTCCTCAATAAAATCTACTATCAAGAAAGAAGCTGATGCTCATTCTTGTGAGATAGAGCCAACTAATAGGGCGTAGTTTGTTCTTGACAATTAAAGATGAATTGTACTTTAACCTGGGACAAAGGTTCAatcaaaaaaatgaatattgggAATTTCAATCATCGTTGAGCCCGGCCTCTTCCCAGCACAGTATGCAGAGGGTCACCCATTCTATTTATTTATGACACCAGGGCAGTTGAAGGACAAGAGCCATACATcctggacccctcctccattcccactctgccctctctctccctcctctccattctcaCTCATACCCTGGGTACATACCGGGTGAAGTTGTAGATCTCCTGGACATTGAGTCCTCTAGAAGGGCTGTTTTTCAGTGCCAGGGTGATTAAATGACAGTAGTTAAGGGGGGGTCTGGGCCACCGGGCCCCCGTCTGGGTGCCCATCTGTCGCCGACAGCCTCGAAGGGATCCCACTTTGTGGGGTGATAAGAGGGTCATGGAGGTgttctcatctttctcctcttctgtgAGCTAGGAGAGTATAGAGAGTAAGGTACAGGGCTAGATTTTGGGACTTGGTTTGACTTAAACATCTCTCCCCTATTTCAGGTAATATTTATAGGCATCTAGGATTTCAGGGCACGCAGTAATAAAAGCTTCTTCCGTAGAAAACTGTTCCCTCAGGTCAAGTATGGGACCATCTATAGGATGGATATTGTCTAATAGGATGGGGTAGCTgttgttaatcatttcttatcCCTGATGAGGGCTAAAGACAGAAATAGGAAGCCAAAGATATTTCTTAATTCTACCCTGTCCCTAAGGGAACAAGACTACCTGTATCCATACCTCTTTTTCTGTGGCGGAGTCCTGGGGCCGCTGGCTGGTGGAGGCCTGGGGCTGCTGGCTGGTGGAGGCCTGGGGCTGCAAGCTGTCCTCTGAGAAAgaggtattttcttcctttttagggGATGGAGGGTTATGGGCCAAATCCGGCTCCTTTGAAGTCTCCCTCCCAACAGGAGGACATACTATGTTGGGATCCACCCACATCCATAAATTAGGATCCACAGGAGTATCTGCATAGAATAGGAAAGTTGATGGCCTCTGTCAGACCTTGCCTAGCACTACCCAGCAATgccatctctcctttccctttgccAATCTTACTATCCTTTCGAAAGCACTGGTCTTCCTGAGGGGACCTGGGAGGttagtccataaacatttattgttttcttgagttCTTTTAGTCCtgttctaactcttcatgaccctgtttgaggttttcttggcaaagatactggagtgaatttgctgtttcctcctccagcttattttacagatgaggaactgaggcaaatggggttaagtgacttgcccagggtcacatagctaataagtgtctgaggctggatttgaactcataaggatgagtcttcctgattcaattATTAACAATGGTTCATATTAACAAAAGAGGCATCtaggggctcagtggatagaacgctggtactagaatcaggaagacctgagttcagatccaacctcagatacttaactagctgtgtgatcttgggcaagtcacttaacttctattagccttaatccactgaaaaaggaaatggcaaactccagtacttttgccaagagaaccctatGGGCAGCATTCACTTGCTATGGtccgtggggtcatgaagagtcagacacaactgggctggcactgtgctaagttctagggatacaaaaagaggcaaaagacagtccctgccctcaaggagcttaaaatctaatgggagaaacaaatctgtacaaacaagctatatgcaggataaataggaaaaagagagaagacactagaattaagaggggttaggaaaggctttctttgaggcagctaggtggggcagtggatggagtgctggatctggagtcaggaagactcatcttcatgagttcaaatctagcctcagacacttactagatgtgtgaccctgagcaagtcacttatccctgcttacttcagtttcctcatctgtaaaatgagctggagaaggtaaaaaatgactcaacaatgacaggaaaggctttctttcgaagatggggttttagttgggatttacagcaatgcctggcacatagtaaatacgtAATAAACGTTGAttggtgattgattgattaaaaggAACCTAGAAAAGCAGTAgtaggaaagcattccaggcatcggGGGCAGCCAGAAAAAAAGGCCCAGGAGTTGAGAAATCAGTGACTTGTTCTTGAACAGCAAGGgctccagtgtcactggattgagtAAGTAGCgaagaataaggtataagaagactggaaagttggaGTAATTTATGAAGGACTTTGTCCACCAAACGGAGgatttatttgatcctggaggtgacagggagccactgggtAGAGGACTGACACGGTTTGGACCTGAAGATCAcattggtggctgaatggagaatggattggaatgaggagagacttgaggcagacagacccacccacaggctattgcagtagtccaggtgtgaggtgataagggcctgcaccaaaGTAGGGGCAGAatcagagagaagggggcatatttgagagagagCCTTGGAATAGACTGAATATAGGGGAAAGGGGAATAGtgagagttgaggatgacacttggGTTGAGAGCCTGGGTGGTTCTTGCTGTCTTACTCTTGTGTTGATACCTGGCGGTTCAGTGTCTTAggacatcctgactccaaggtcgtGAGCCCTTTTCTTCTAAAATTGACTGT
This Trichosurus vulpecula isolate mTriVul1 chromosome 2, mTriVul1.pri, whole genome shotgun sequence DNA region includes the following protein-coding sequences:
- the FOXR1 gene encoding forkhead box protein R1, with translation MNPNFQNPEFWKSLHGKIPGLLDWNMNEELKLATTTDQLPRDTPVDPNLWMWVDPNIVCPPVGRETSKEPDLAHNPPSPKKEENTSFSEDSLQPQASTSQQPQASTSQRPQDSATEKELTEEEKDENTSMTLLSPHKVGSLRGCRRQMGTQTGARWPRPPLNYCHLITLALKNSPSRGLNVQEIYNFTRQHFPFFQTAPEGWKNTVRHNLCFRGSFEKAPMSPEKGAASSRPRSCRWRLTKEGCRRFKEEVRALASARLHSIQKCMSEPEMMSTLFDL